In the Mesorhizobium huakuii genome, CCGGTCGACCATGAGGATCCCGAGCAGATCCAGGAATTCGTTACCCATTCCTGGTACAAATATCCCGACGAGACAAAGGGCCTGCATCCCTGGGACGGGGTTACCGAGCCACATTACGAACTCGGCCCCAACGCCAAGGGGACGAAGACCAATATCGAGCAGCTCGACGAGGCCGCTAAATATTCCTGGATCAAGGCGCCGCGCTGGCGCGGCCATGCCATGGAGGTCGGGCCGCTCGCCCGCTGGGTCGTCGGCTATGCCCAGAACAAGGCGGAGTTCAAGGACCCGGTCGAAAAGGTGCTCAAGGATCTCGGCCTTCCGGTTTCAGCCCTCTTCTCGACACTCGGCCGCACGGCAGCCCGTGCGCTCGAATCGAGCTGGGCCGGCCACCAGATGCGCTATTTCCGGAACAAGCTGATTGCCAATATGAAGGCCGGCGACTTCTCTACGGCCCATGTCGACAAGTGGAAGCCGGGAACCTGGCCCAAGGAGGTCAAGGGCGTCGGCTTTACCGAGGCCCCGCGCGGCGCGCTCGCGCACTGGATCAAAATCAAGGACGGGAAGATCGACAACTACCAGTGCGTCGTGCCCACCACATGGAACGGCAGCCCCCGCGATCCGGCAGGAAATATTGGCGCCTTCGAGGCTTCGTTGATGGATACGCCGATGTCAGACCCCACCCAACCGCTCGAAATCCTCAGGACCATCCATTCCTTCGATCCGTGCCTAGCATGCTCGACGCATGTCATGAGCCCGGACGGTCAGGAAATGGCCAAGGTCCAGGTCCGGTGAGGAGGATAAGTCATGACTATCCATGAAACTCTCGCAGCCGCCGACGCCCACGGCGAAAAGGCCGTCGAGCGCCAGAGCATCTATGTTTACGAAGCCCCGGTGCGCATCTGGCACTGGGTCAACGCCGTCTCGATCCTGACGCTCGCGCTAACCGGCTATTTCATCGGCTCGCCGCTGCCTTCCGTGCCGGGCGAGGCCATCGCCAATTTCCTGATGGGGTATATCCGCTTCATCCACTTCGCGGCGGGGCAGGTCCTTGCCGTGTTCCTTATCCTCAGGGTCTACTGGGCCTTTGTCGGCAATATCCATTCCCGCCAGATCTTCTATGTGCCCTTCTGGAGCGGCCGCTTCTGGAAGGAATGGCTGCATGAGGTGCGGTGGTACACGTTCTTGGCCCGGCAGCCGAAGTATGTCGGCCACAACCCTCTTTCCCAGTTCACCATGTTCCTGATGTTCACCCTGCCGCTCTTCTTCATGGTGATCACCGGCTTTGCGCTCTATAGCGAGGGTGCCGGCCGCGACGGCTGGGAATATGCGCTCTTCGGCTGGGTGTTCTCGATCTGGCCCAACAGCCAGGACATCCACACATTCCACCATCTCGGCATGTGGGTAATCCTCGCCTTCCTCATGGTTCACATTTATGTGGCGATCCGCGAGGACATTATGAGCCGACAGAGCATCATCTCGTCGATGATTTCCGGCGAACGGCTCTTCAAGGACGTGGAGGACTAGATGGTCGCCCCAAATCCCTTGGCCTCTTCGCCTTCCCCGCGGATTCTCGTGCTTGGCATAGGCAATATCCTCTGGGCCGACGAAGGCTTCGGCGTGCGCGCGGTGGAAACCTTCCACAAGGCGTATCGGGTGCCTGACAACGTCACCGTCCTCGATGGCGGCACGCAGGGGCTCTATCTCGTGCAGTTCGTCAATGAACACGATCGTTTGATCGTGTTCGACGCCATCGACTACGGCCTCGAGCCGGGCACGATGAAGATCGTGGAAGACGACGTGGTGCCGAAATTTACTGGCGCCAAGAAGATGAGCCTGCATCAGACCGGCTTCCAGGAGGTGCTGAGCGCCGCTGACCTCATGGGGCACTATCCCGATCGGCTGGTTCTCATCGGGTGCCAGCCGCTGGATCTCGAAGACTGGGGCGGCCCGCTGACGACGCCGGTCAAGGCAGTCATACCGCGCGCAATCGAAACGGCAGTAGGAATATTGCGGGACTGGGGCGTCGTCGTCACTGCGCGACCGGATGGAGCAGCGGTTCCGCCACTACTTGAAAACGACATCGATTTCGAACGTTACGAGCGCCGAGCCGAATCGGCCGCATTGCGCTATTGAGGAGGAGATCATGAATTTCCGTAGGTTTGCGGCGACGCTCGTCGCGATGGCGCTACCGTGCATCGCCCACGCGCATGTCGGCCTTCACACCGACGGCGCGCTTGCCGGCTTCAGCCATCCGTTCAGCGGTCTCGATCATATCCTGGCGATGGTCGCGGTCGGCTTCTGGGCCTTGACGCTGGGCGGTAAAGCCCGATGGATCGTTCCCTTGGCCTTCGTGACGGTCATGGCCGTGGGGGGCGCCCTGGGCATTTACGGCCTCGCTTTTCCAATGGTGGAAACCGGGATCGCGCTGACCGTCGCGCTGCTCGGTCTGCTGGTTGCTTTCGAAGTGAAGGTTTCAACGTCGGTCGCGGCGACGGTGGTTGGAACATGCGCGCTCTTCCATGGCCATGCCCATGGCACCGAACTTCCGGCGATGACGCATGCGGGCGGATATGTGGCGGGCTTCATTGCTGCCACGGTCATCCTGCATCTCACCGGTTTCTGCCTGGCCTTGTTGAGGTTCGGTAA is a window encoding:
- the hupE gene encoding nickel permease HupE; this encodes MNFRRFAATLVAMALPCIAHAHVGLHTDGALAGFSHPFSGLDHILAMVAVGFWALTLGGKARWIVPLAFVTVMAVGGALGIYGLAFPMVETGIALTVALLGLLVAFEVKVSTSVAATVVGTCALFHGHAHGTELPAMTHAGGYVAGFIAATVILHLTGFCLALLRFGNAQRVAARTAGLAIALAGAVLLAG
- the cybH gene encoding Ni/Fe-hydrogenase, b-type cytochrome subunit — its product is MTIHETLAAADAHGEKAVERQSIYVYEAPVRIWHWVNAVSILTLALTGYFIGSPLPSVPGEAIANFLMGYIRFIHFAAGQVLAVFLILRVYWAFVGNIHSRQIFYVPFWSGRFWKEWLHEVRWYTFLARQPKYVGHNPLSQFTMFLMFTLPLFFMVITGFALYSEGAGRDGWEYALFGWVFSIWPNSQDIHTFHHLGMWVILAFLMVHIYVAIREDIMSRQSIISSMISGERLFKDVED
- a CDS encoding HyaD/HybD family hydrogenase maturation endopeptidase, with the protein product MVAPNPLASSPSPRILVLGIGNILWADEGFGVRAVETFHKAYRVPDNVTVLDGGTQGLYLVQFVNEHDRLIVFDAIDYGLEPGTMKIVEDDVVPKFTGAKKMSLHQTGFQEVLSAADLMGHYPDRLVLIGCQPLDLEDWGGPLTTPVKAVIPRAIETAVGILRDWGVVVTARPDGAAVPPLLENDIDFERYERRAESAALRY